In Piliocolobus tephrosceles isolate RC106 chromosome 6, ASM277652v3, whole genome shotgun sequence, the following are encoded in one genomic region:
- the LOC111522562 gene encoding olfactory receptor 4K15: MNRNCNSEKFKCNWNIKHMLTSLTDLCFSPIQVTETKSLPKSMNETNHSWVTEFVLLGLSSSRELQPFLFLIFSLFYLAILLGNFLIILTVTSDSRLHTPMYFLLANLSFIDVCVASFATPKMIADFLVECKTISFDACLAQIFFVHLFTGSEMVLLVSMAYDRYVAICKPLHYMTIMSRRVCVVLVLISWFVGFIHTTSQLAFTVNLPFCGPNKVDSFFCDLPLVTKLACTDTYVVSLLIVADSGFLSLSSFLLLVVSYTVILVTVRNRSSASMAKARSTLTAHITVVTLFFGPCIFIYVWPFSSYSVDKVLAVFYTIFTPILNPVIYTLRNKEVKAAMSKLKSRYLKPGQVSVVVRNALS; the protein is encoded by the coding sequence ATGAATAGGAATTGCAATTCTGAAAAGTTTAAGTGTAATTGGAACATCAAACACATGCTCACTTCATTAACTGATCTCTGTTTCTCTCCTATTCAGGTAACTGAAACTAAGTCCCTTCCAAAATCAATGAATGAGACAAATCATTCTTGGGTGACAGAATTTGTATTGCTGGGACTGTCTAGTTCAAGGGAGCTCCAACCTTTCTTGTTTCttatattttcactattttatcTAGCAATTCTGTTGGGCAACTTTCTCATCATCCTCACTGTGACCTCAGATTCCCGCCTTCACACCCCTATGTACTTTCTGCTTGCAAACCTGTCATTTATAGACGTATGTGTTGCCTCTTTTGCTACCCCTAAAATGATTGCAGACTTTCTGGTTGAGTGCAAGACTATTTCTTTTGATGCCTGCCTGGCCCagattttctttgttcatctctTCACTGGCAGTGAAATGGTGCTCCTAGTTTCCATGGCCTATGACCGTTATGTTGCTATATGCAAACCTCTCCACTACATGACGATCATGAGCCGCCGTGTATGTGTTGTGCTCGTCCTCATTTCCTGGTTTGTGGGCTTCATCCATACTACCAGCCAGTTAGCATTCACTGTTAACCTGCCATTTTGTGGCCCTAATAAGGTAGATAGTTTTTTCTGTGACCTTCCTCTAGTGACTAAGTTAGCCTGCACAGACACTTATGTTGTCAGCCTACTAATAGTTGCAGATAGTGGCTTTCTCTCTCTGAGTTCCTTTCTCCTCTTGGTTGTCTCCTACACTGTAATACTTGTCACAGTTAGGAATCGCTCCTCTGCGAGCATGGCGAAGGCCCGCTCCACATTGACTGCTCACATCACTGTGGTCACTTTATTCTTTGGACCGTGCATTTTCATCTACGTGTGGCCCTTCAGCAGTTACTCAGTTGACAAAGTCCTTGCTGTATTCTACACCATCTTCACGCCTATTTTAAACCCTGTAATCTACACGCTAAGAAACAAAGAAGTGAAGGCAGCTATGTCAAAATTGAAGAGTCGGTATCTGAAGCCTGGTCAGGTTTCTGTAGTCGTAAGAAATGCTCTTTCCTAG